The Agromyces hippuratus genome has a window encoding:
- the rplF gene encoding 50S ribosomal protein L6 yields MSRIGRLPIDIPAGVEVKIDGQAVSVKGPKGELALTVAAPIEVKLEENQVLVTRPDDERTSRSLHGLTRTLIANQIIGVTQGYTKALEIVGTGYRVAQKGSSLELALGFSHPVVVDAPTGITLTVEGNNKITVAGIDKQAVGEVAANIRKIKKPEPYKGKGIRYAGEVVRRKAGKSGK; encoded by the coding sequence ATGTCACGAATCGGACGTCTCCCCATCGACATCCCCGCGGGCGTCGAGGTCAAGATCGACGGCCAGGCCGTTTCGGTGAAGGGCCCGAAGGGCGAGCTCGCGCTCACCGTCGCCGCCCCCATCGAGGTCAAGCTCGAAGAGAACCAGGTTCTCGTCACCCGCCCCGACGACGAGCGCACCTCGCGCTCGCTGCACGGCCTCACGCGTACCCTCATCGCCAACCAGATCATCGGTGTGACCCAGGGCTACACCAAGGCTCTCGAGATCGTCGGAACCGGTTACCGAGTCGCGCAGAAGGGCTCGTCGCTCGAGCTCGCGCTCGGCTTCTCGCACCCCGTCGTCGTCGACGCACCCACCGGGATCACGTTGACCGTCGAGGGCAACAACAAGATCACGGTCGCGGGCATCGACAAGCAGGCGGTCGGCGAGGTCGCCGCGAACATCCGCAAGATCAAGAAGCCCGAGCCGTACAAGGGCAAGGGCATCCGCTACGCCGGCGAGGTCGTGCGTCGCAAGGCCGGAAAGTCAGGTAAGTAA
- the rplX gene encoding 50S ribosomal protein L24, with translation MANIKKGDLVQVISGRSQARGGDRGKQGKVLEVLVAENRVVVEGINFVTKHVRVGQTQRGSKTGGIETVEAPIHVSNVALVDPESKKPTRVGFRIETVTKDGVEKTVRVRYAKKSGKDL, from the coding sequence ATGGCCAACATCAAGAAGGGTGACCTCGTTCAGGTCATCTCGGGCCGCAGCCAGGCTCGCGGCGGAGACCGTGGCAAGCAGGGCAAGGTCCTCGAGGTGCTCGTCGCCGAGAACCGCGTCGTCGTCGAAGGCATCAACTTCGTGACGAAGCACGTTCGCGTCGGCCAGACGCAGCGCGGCTCAAAGACCGGCGGCATCGAGACCGTCGAGGCCCCGATCCACGTGTCGAACGTCGCGCTCGTCGACCCCGAGTCGAAGAAGCCGACCCGCGTCGGTTTCCGCATCGAGACCGTGACGAAGGACGGCGTCGAGAAGACCGTCCGCGTCCGCTACGCAAAGAAGTCAGGTAAGGACCTGTAA
- the rpmC gene encoding 50S ribosomal protein L29 has protein sequence MAVGTKELSPVELDTFEDERLVDELKKAKEELFNLRFQSATGQLESHGRLRAVKRDIARIYTVIRERELGIRATPAPVEVPVKAEKKTKKAKAEASVDAAAEVDETKEA, from the coding sequence ATGGCCGTCGGCACCAAGGAGCTCAGCCCCGTCGAGCTCGACACTTTCGAAGACGAGCGACTCGTCGATGAGCTGAAGAAGGCCAAGGAAGAGCTGTTCAACCTGCGCTTCCAGTCGGCCACCGGTCAGCTCGAAAGCCACGGCCGCCTCCGGGCGGTCAAGCGCGACATCGCGCGCATCTACACGGTCATCCGCGAGCGCGAGCTCGGCATCCGGGCTACGCCCGCGCCGGTCGAGGTTCCGGTCAAGGCCGAGAAGAAGACGAAGAAGGCCAAGGCCGAGGCATCCGTTGATGCTGCAGCCGAGGTCGACGAGACGAAGGAGGCCTGA
- the rplR gene encoding 50S ribosomal protein L18: MAVKTKTAARSRRHTRLRKKVVGTELRPRLVVTRSARHVFVQVVDDSKGLTVASASTMEADLRGFDGDKTAKAKKVGELVAERAKKAGIESVVFDRGGNKYAGRVAAIADGAREAGLNL, encoded by the coding sequence ATGGCTGTGAAGACCAAGACGGCTGCGCGTTCGCGCCGCCACACCCGCCTTCGCAAGAAGGTCGTCGGCACCGAGCTGCGCCCGCGCCTCGTCGTCACCCGTTCGGCACGTCACGTGTTCGTCCAGGTCGTCGACGACAGCAAGGGCCTGACCGTCGCCAGCGCCTCGACCATGGAGGCAGACCTCCGTGGGTTCGACGGTGACAAGACCGCCAAGGCCAAGAAGGTCGGCGAGCTCGTCGCAGAGCGTGCGAAGAAGGCCGGCATCGAGTCCGTCGTCTTCGACCGCGGCGGCAACAAGTACGCCGGTCGTGTCGCAGCGATCGCCGATGGAGCGCGAGAGGCAGGGCTCAACCTGTGA
- the rpsE gene encoding 30S ribosomal protein S5: MSENTTKETEVTAEAPVETAAASEPARNERDNRRGGGRDRNQGGRDRGGRDAEKSQFLERVVTINRVSKVVKGGRRFSFTALVVVGDGNGLVGVGYGKAREVPTAISKGVEEAKKNFFRVPRVGATIPHPVQGEAAAGVVLLRPASAGTGVIAGGPVRAVLECAGIHDVLSKSLGSSNTINIVHATVAALQELEEPRAVAARRGLAYDEVAPARLLRAEAQAAEAAAAAKAGA, translated from the coding sequence GTGAGCGAGAACACTACGAAGGAGACCGAGGTGACCGCAGAGGCACCCGTCGAGACGGCAGCAGCTTCGGAGCCGGCTCGGAACGAGCGCGACAACCGTCGCGGCGGCGGTCGTGACCGCAACCAGGGTGGCCGCGACCGCGGTGGCCGTGACGCTGAGAAGAGCCAGTTCCTCGAGCGCGTCGTGACCATCAACCGCGTGTCGAAGGTCGTCAAGGGCGGCCGTCGCTTCAGCTTCACGGCGCTCGTCGTCGTGGGTGACGGCAACGGACTCGTCGGCGTCGGCTACGGCAAGGCGCGCGAGGTCCCGACCGCGATCTCGAAGGGCGTCGAGGAGGCGAAGAAGAACTTCTTCCGCGTCCCCCGCGTCGGAGCCACCATCCCGCACCCCGTCCAGGGTGAGGCCGCAGCCGGCGTCGTCCTGCTGCGTCCGGCTTCGGCTGGTACCGGTGTCATCGCCGGTGGTCCCGTGCGTGCGGTGCTCGAGTGCGCCGGCATCCACGACGTGCTGAGCAAGTCGCTCGGTTCGTCGAACACCATCAACATCGTGCACGCCACGGTCGCCGCCCTGCAGGAGCTCGAAGAGCCTCGTGCAGTCGCCGCCCGTCGTGGCCTCGCCTACGACGAGGTCGCTCCGGCCCGTCTGCTGCGTGCCGAGGCCCAGGCGGCCGAGGCCGCCGCAGCAGCGAAGGCAGGTGCCTGA
- the rpsS gene encoding 30S ribosomal protein S19, with the protein MPRSLKKGPFVDDHLLRKVITANEAGSKNVIKTWSRRSMIIPAMLGHTIAVHDGRKHIPVFVTETMVGHKLGEFAPTRTFRGHVKDDKKGRRR; encoded by the coding sequence ATGCCACGCAGTCTGAAGAAGGGCCCCTTCGTCGATGACCACCTGCTTCGCAAGGTGATCACGGCGAACGAGGCCGGCAGCAAGAACGTCATCAAGACGTGGTCGCGCCGTTCGATGATCATCCCGGCGATGCTGGGTCACACCATCGCGGTGCACGACGGCCGCAAGCACATCCCGGTGTTCGTCACCGAGACCATGGTGGGTCACAAGCTCGGCGAGTTCGCCCCCACCCGCACCTTCCGTGGACACGTGAAGGACGACAAGAAGGGCCGTCGCCGCTAA
- the rpsC gene encoding 30S ribosomal protein S3 has product MGQKVNPYGFRLGITTDHVSRWFSDSTKPGQRYADYLAEDIKIRRLLQTSLDRAGVSRIEIERTRDRVRVDIHTARPGIVIGRRGAEAERIRADLEKLSGKQIQLNILEVKNPEADAQLVAQGIAEQLSARVAFRRAMRKGLQGAQRAGAKGVRIQVSGRLGGAEMSRSEFYREGRVPLHTLRANIDYGFYEAKTTFGRIGVKVWIYKGDITNKELAREQANQKSSRPERSDRPRRAPKAQEPVAAGVEA; this is encoded by the coding sequence ATGGGTCAGAAAGTCAACCCGTACGGCTTCCGTCTCGGCATCACCACCGACCATGTGTCGCGGTGGTTCTCCGACTCGACGAAGCCCGGTCAGCGCTACGCCGACTACCTTGCAGAAGACATCAAGATCCGTCGACTGCTGCAGACGTCGCTGGACCGCGCCGGTGTCTCGCGCATCGAGATCGAGCGCACCCGTGACCGTGTCCGCGTGGACATCCACACGGCACGTCCCGGCATCGTGATCGGCCGCCGCGGCGCCGAGGCCGAGCGCATCCGCGCCGACCTCGAGAAGCTCAGCGGCAAGCAGATCCAGCTGAACATCCTCGAGGTGAAGAACCCCGAGGCCGACGCTCAGCTCGTCGCTCAGGGCATCGCCGAGCAGCTCTCCGCTCGTGTGGCATTCCGCCGCGCGATGCGCAAGGGCCTGCAGGGTGCTCAGCGCGCCGGCGCCAAGGGCGTCCGCATCCAGGTCTCCGGCCGCCTCGGCGGCGCCGAGATGAGCCGTTCGGAGTTCTACCGCGAAGGCCGTGTGCCCCTGCACACCCTTCGCGCGAACATCGACTACGGCTTCTACGAGGCGAAGACCACCTTCGGCCGCATCGGTGTGAAGGTCTGGATCTACAAGGGCGACATCACCAACAAGGAGCTCGCCCGCGAGCAGGCCAACCAGAAGTCGTCGCGCCCCGAGCGCAGTGACCGTCCCCGCCGTGCGCCGAAGGCGCAGGAGCCGGTGGCAGCAGGAGTTGAGGCATAA
- the rplV gene encoding 50S ribosomal protein L22, giving the protein MVESIARVRHIRVTPMKARRVVNMIRGRQAQEALAILKFAPQGASEPVYKLVASAIANARVKADATNTYLDEQDLYISRAFVDEGTTLKRFQPRAQGRAFRINKRTSHITVVLATPEEGTK; this is encoded by the coding sequence ATGGTGGAGTCGATCGCACGCGTGCGACACATCCGCGTCACCCCCATGAAGGCCCGCCGCGTCGTCAACATGATCCGCGGGCGCCAGGCACAGGAGGCACTCGCCATCCTGAAGTTCGCACCCCAGGGTGCGAGCGAGCCGGTGTACAAGCTCGTCGCCTCGGCCATCGCGAACGCTCGCGTCAAGGCCGATGCCACGAACACCTACCTGGACGAGCAGGACCTCTACATCAGCCGCGCATTCGTCGATGAGGGCACCACCCTCAAGCGATTCCAGCCGCGCGCTCAGGGTCGTGCCTTCCGCATCAACAAGCGAACGAGCCACATCACCGTCGTGCTCGCCACGCCCGAGGAGGGTACGAAGTAA
- the rplE gene encoding 50S ribosomal protein L5: MTDTATQAGKIQPRLKTKYRDEISKTLTEEHGYTNVHQVPGLVKIVVNMGVGEAARDGKVIDGAIADLTKITGQKPQVTKARKSIAQFKLREGQPIGAHVTLRGDRMWEFLDRLLSLALPRIRDFRGLSDKQFDGTGNYTFGLTEQSMFHEIDQDKIDRVRGMDITVVTTAKTDEEGRALLKQLGFPFKSAESAN; the protein is encoded by the coding sequence ATGACCGACACGGCTACGCAGGCTGGCAAAATCCAGCCGCGCCTGAAGACCAAGTACCGGGACGAGATCTCGAAGACCCTCACCGAGGAGCACGGCTACACCAACGTGCACCAGGTTCCGGGTCTCGTGAAGATCGTCGTGAACATGGGTGTCGGCGAAGCCGCGCGCGATGGCAAGGTCATCGACGGCGCGATCGCCGATCTCACCAAGATCACCGGCCAGAAGCCGCAGGTCACCAAGGCTCGCAAGTCCATCGCGCAGTTCAAGCTGCGCGAGGGCCAGCCGATCGGTGCCCACGTCACGCTTCGCGGCGACCGCATGTGGGAGTTCCTCGACCGCCTGCTCTCGCTCGCACTGCCCCGTATCCGCGACTTCCGCGGCCTCTCGGACAAGCAGTTCGACGGCACCGGCAACTACACGTTCGGCCTCACGGAGCAGTCGATGTTCCACGAGATCGACCAGGACAAGATCGACCGCGTCCGCGGCATGGACATCACTGTGGTGACCACGGCCAAGACGGACGAAGAGGGCCGCGCGCTGCTCAAGCAGCTCGGCTTCCCCTTCAAGTCGGCCGAGTCCGCCAACTGA
- the rpsH gene encoding 30S ribosomal protein S8, translated as MTMTDPVADMLTRLRNANSAHHDSVSMPNSKLKANIAEILKKEGYIADFELTDARVGKTLTLQLKFGPNRERSIAGIKRVSKPGLRVYAKSTELPKVLGGLGVAILSTSSGLLTDRQAEKKGVGGEVLAYVW; from the coding sequence ATGACGATGACCGACCCGGTCGCTGACATGCTGACCCGTCTGCGGAACGCGAACTCCGCACACCACGACTCCGTGTCGATGCCCAACTCCAAGCTCAAGGCGAACATCGCCGAGATCTTGAAGAAGGAGGGCTACATCGCGGACTTCGAGCTGACCGATGCTCGCGTGGGCAAGACGCTGACGCTGCAGCTCAAGTTCGGCCCCAACCGCGAGCGTTCGATCGCTGGCATCAAGCGCGTCTCCAAGCCCGGCCTCCGCGTCTACGCGAAGTCGACGGAGCTCCCCAAGGTGCTCGGCGGCCTCGGCGTTGCCATCCTGTCCACCTCCAGCGGTCTGCTCACCGACCGTCAGGCCGAGAAGAAGGGCGTAGGCGGAGAAGTCCTCGCCTACGTGTGGTAG
- the rplP gene encoding 50S ribosomal protein L16 — protein MLIPRRVKYRKQHHPGRSGHATGGTKVTFGEFGIQALTPAYVTNRQIESARIAMTRHIKRGGKVWINIYPDRPLTKKPAETRMGSGKGSPEWWVANVKPGRVLFEVSGVSEELAREAMTRAIHKLPLKARIIKREEGDA, from the coding sequence ATGTTGATTCCCCGTCGAGTCAAGTACCGCAAGCAGCACCACCCCGGCCGTTCGGGCCACGCCACCGGCGGCACGAAGGTCACCTTCGGTGAGTTCGGCATCCAGGCGTTGACCCCCGCGTACGTGACGAACCGTCAGATCGAGTCCGCTCGTATCGCCATGACGCGTCACATCAAGCGCGGCGGCAAGGTGTGGATCAACATCTACCCCGACCGTCCGCTCACGAAGAAGCCGGCCGAAACCCGAATGGGTTCCGGTAAGGGTTCGCCCGAGTGGTGGGTCGCGAACGTCAAGCCGGGTCGAGTCCTCTTCGAGGTCTCCGGCGTCTCCGAGGAACTCGCTCGTGAGGCAATGACCCGTGCCATCCACAAGCTGCCCCTCAAGGCACGCATCATCAAGCGCGAGGAGGGCGACGCATAA
- the rpsQ gene encoding 30S ribosomal protein S17, producing MAETKKASAEVDTAAELVRGYRKVRRGYVVSDKMDKTIVVEVEDRVKHPLYGKVIRRTSKVKAHDELNTAGIGDLVVISETRPLSATKRWRLVEIVEKAK from the coding sequence ATGGCTGAGACCAAGAAGGCTTCGGCCGAGGTCGACACCGCGGCCGAGCTCGTCCGCGGCTACCGCAAGGTTCGTCGCGGCTACGTCGTCAGCGACAAGATGGACAAGACCATCGTCGTCGAGGTCGAGGACCGCGTGAAGCACCCGCTGTACGGCAAGGTCATCCGCCGTACCTCGAAGGTCAAGGCTCACGACGAGCTGAACACCGCCGGCATCGGCGACCTCGTCGTGATCAGCGAGACCCGTCCCCTCTCCGCCACGAAGCGCTGGCGCCTCGTCGAGATCGTCGAGAAGGCCAAGTAA
- the rplN gene encoding 50S ribosomal protein L14 has product MLQQESRVKVADNTGAKELLTIRVLGGSKRRYAGLGDTIVATVKDAIPGGNVKKGDVVKAVIVRTVKETRRPDGSYIKFDENAAVILKNDGDPRGTRIFGPVGRELRDKKFMKIISLAPEVI; this is encoded by the coding sequence GTGCTTCAGCAGGAATCACGAGTCAAGGTCGCCGACAACACCGGCGCCAAGGAGCTGCTCACGATCCGCGTCCTCGGTGGCTCGAAGCGCCGGTACGCCGGCCTCGGTGACACCATCGTCGCGACCGTCAAGGACGCGATCCCCGGCGGCAACGTCAAGAAGGGCGATGTGGTCAAGGCCGTCATCGTCCGCACCGTCAAGGAGACCCGTCGTCCCGACGGCTCCTACATCAAGTTCGACGAGAACGCCGCAGTGATCCTGAAGAACGATGGTGACCCCCGCGGCACCCGTATCTTCGGACCGGTCGGTCGCGAGCTCCGCGACAAGAAGTTCATGAAGATCATCTCGCTGGCACCGGAGGTTATCTAG